In one window of Helianthus annuus cultivar XRQ/B chromosome 17, HanXRQr2.0-SUNRISE, whole genome shotgun sequence DNA:
- the LOC110922005 gene encoding vinorine synthase-like codes for MKMNIEKHSSKFIKPLVPTPPSLRYYKISFIDELAPSMDIGIVLFFSENNNDHNTKFVTQLEQSLEKTLPRFYPLAGRYVDETYTIDCNDDGVEFIHAKVNIKLQDIIANEKNSKLVDKFIPPKTGEANLLLAIQATMFECGGVALGVRTAHRIVDASTLCTFLSEWAAMNREEHIEITGPGFNTSSLFPGRCFPPGPLQPISDDDMSTKYIRKLYSFSESAISKMKAKANASMCHRHWSKVQLVSAVIWNARIGVDRANSYPRESILVQPVNLREKTASLIPKHSCGNLCVFCATEAGVVETTEELANRLTNNVKEIIHNFSKVDHNSEEGQLSVLNSISLPNIRESTNFITISSWCKFPFYEIDFGLGTPTWIAPWSMPVVNSTCLMDEARGNGVDAHVFLEVKDVPYFEEALRLQVGSFAA; via the coding sequence ATGAAGATGAACATCGAAAAACATTCAAGCAAATTCATAAAACCCTTAGTTCCAACTCCTCCAAGCCTACGTTATTACAAGATTTCCTTCATTGATGAGTTAGCCCCTTCCATGGATATAGGCATTGTTCTTTTCTTCTCCGAAAATAACAATGACCACAACACAAAGTTTGTTACACAGCTAGAACAATCACTTGAAAAAACTCTACCACGATTTTACCCTCTAGCCGGTAGGTATGTCGATGAAACGTACACCATCGATTGCAATGATGACGGTGTTGAGTTCATACATGCCAAAGTTAACATCAAATTGCAAGATATTATCGCTAACGAAAAGAATAGTAAGCTTGTGGATAAGTTTATTCCACCCAAGACCGGGGAAGCTAACTTGTTACTTGCAATTCAAGCAACCATGTTCGAATGTGGAGGTGTAGCACTTGGTGTACGTACCGCACACAGGATTGTTGATGCCTCCACTCTATGTACATTCCTAAGCGAATGGGCCGCTATGAACCGAGAAGAACATATTGAAATTACCGGGCCGGGTTTCAACACATCCTCATTATTTCCGGGTCGTTGTTTTCCGCCCGGTCCACTACAACCTATAAGTGATGATGACATGTCAACCAAGTATATCAGAAAGTTATATTCATTCAGTGAGAGTGCAATATCAAAAATGAAAGCAAAGGCCAATGCTAGCATGTGCCACCGTCATTGGTCAAAGGTACAGTTGGTCTCAGCCGTGATTTGGAACGCTCGCATTGGTGTTGATCGCGCGAATAGTTATCCAAGAGAGTCTATACTCGTCCAACCAGTAAACCTTAGGGAAAAAACAGCTTCGTTAATCCCTAAACATTCTTGTGGgaatttgtgtgtgttttgtgcCACTGAAGCTGGGGTCGTTGAAACAACTGAAGAATTGGCGAATCGTTTAACTAATAACGTCAAGGAAATAATACATAACTTCTCAAAGGTAGACCACAATTCTGAAGAAGGGCAGTTGAGTGTTTTGAATTCTATCTCACTACCCAACATTCGGGAATCAACTAACTTTATCACGATATCTAGTTGGTGTAAGTTTCCTTTTTATGAAATTGACTTCGGTTTAGGGACGCCAACTTGGATAGCCCCCTGGAGTATGCCTGTGGTTAATAGCACATGTTTGATGGACGAAGCGCGGGGCAATGGAGTTGATGCACATGTCTTTTTAGAAGTTAAAGACGTCCCATATTTCGAAGAAGCTCTACGACTGCAAGTTGGTTCTTTTGCTGCTTAA
- the LOC110921857 gene encoding vinorine synthase-like gives MMKINIEKHSSKFIKPLVPTPPTLRYYKISFFDELAPSMDIGVVLFFSKNNNDLNIKFVTQLEQSLEKTLSRFYPLAGRYVNETYTIDCKDDGVEFIHAKVNIKLQDIIANEKNSKLVDKFIPPKTGEANLLLAIQATMFESGGVALGVRAAHRIVDASTLCTFLSEWAAMNREEHIEITGPGFNTSSLFPGRCFSPGPLQPISDDDMSTKYIRKLYSFSESAISNMKVKANTSTCHHHWSKVQLVSAVIWNALIGVDRANNNPRESVLVQPVNLRGKTASLIPKHSCGNLCVFCATEAGVIETTEELANRLTNNVKEMIHNFSKVDHNSEEGQLRVLNSLSLPNIRESTNLITISSWCKFPFYGIDFGLGTPTWIAPWSMPMVNTTCLMDEARGNGVDAHVFIEVKDVPYFEEALRLQVGSFAA, from the coding sequence ATGATGAAGATAAACATTGAAAAACACTCAAGCAAATTCATAAAACCCTTAGTTCCAACTCCTCCAACCCTACGTTATTACAAAATTTCCTTCTTTGATGAGTTAGCCCCTTCCATGGATATAGGCGTTGTTCTTTTCTTCTCCAAAAATAACAATGACCTCAACATAAAGTTTGTTACACAGCTAGAACAATCACTTGAAAAAACTCTATCACGATTTTACCCTCTAGCCGGTAGGTATGTCAATGAAACGTACACCATCGATTGCAAAGATGACGGTGTTGAGTTCATACATGCCAAAGTTAACATCAAACTGCAAGATATTATTGCGAACGAAAAGAATAGTAAGCTTGTGGATAAATTTATTCCACCCAAGACCGGGGAAGCTAACTTGTTACTTGCAATTCAAGCAACCATGTTCGAGAGCGGAGGTGTAGCACTTGGTGTACGTGCCGCACACAGGATTGTTGATGCCTCCACTCTATGTACATTCCTAAGCGAATGGGCCGCTATGAACCGAGAAGAACATATTGAAATTACCGGGCCGGGTTTCAACACATCCTCATTATTTCCGGGTCGTTGTTTTTCGCCCGGTCCACTACAACCTATAAGTGATGATGACATGTCAACCAAGTATATCAGAAAGTTATATTCATTCAGTGAGAGTGCAATATCAAACATGAAAGTAAAGGCCAATACTAGCACGTGCCATCACCATTGGTCAAAGGTACAGTTGGTCTCAGCCGTGATTTGGAACGCTCTCATTGGTGTTGATCGTGCCAATAATAATCCAAGAGAGTCTGTACTCGTCCAACCAGTAAACCTTAGGGGAAAAACAGCTTCGTTAATCCCTAAACATTCTTGTGGGAATTTGTGCGTCTTTTGTGCCACTGAAGCCGGGGTCATTGAAACAACTGAAGAATTGGCAAATCGTTTAACTAATAACGTCAAGGAAATGATACATAACTTCTCAAAGGTAGACCACAATTCTGAAGAAGGACAATTGCGTGTTTTGAATTCTCTCTCACTACCCAACATTAGGGAATCAACTAATCTGATCACGATATCTAGTTGGTGTAAGTTTCCTTTTTATGGAATTGACTTCGGTTTAGGGACGCCAACTTGGATAGCCCCCTGGAGTATGCCTATGGTTAATACCACGTGTTTGATGGACGAAGCGCGGGGCAATGGAGTTGATGCACATGTCTTTATAGAAGTTAAAGACGTCCCATATTTTGAAGAAGCTCTACGACTGCAAGTTGGTTCTTTTGCTGCTTAA